In Spartobacteria bacterium, the following are encoded in one genomic region:
- the mutY gene encoding A/G-specific adenine glycosylase, which yields MMSQRADVLIDWFVPRMRPLPWRVNRSPYRVLVSEFMLQQTRVDQATPYFLRFMECFPDVQSLASASVDDVLKMWEGLGYYRRVHHLHAAAQAVCESMNGVIPDRYDVLLTLPGIGPYTAAAVASLAFGEAVPVVDGNVVRVITRLFALDGLTHLSRTRAMVRDLASEMMDSSRPGLFNEAMMELGATCCLPRSPDCIQCPFAAGCQAFQTGDPMAYPVQKKKKAVPHYEVGAGVVINEAGYVLIAQRRSRDMLGGLWEFPGGKALGGESIPDCIRRELMEELRIDTISLRHLITVRHAYSHFKITLHAWLTRWTGGDIACVECADFAWVTPDRLSVYAMSRADVFIRDYIQEHQEELKNPFATGGSCDMKNSPCNE from the coding sequence GTGATGTCGCAACGGGCTGATGTATTGATTGACTGGTTTGTACCGCGCATGCGTCCACTGCCTTGGCGGGTGAATCGTTCGCCGTACCGAGTGCTTGTCTCTGAATTTATGCTGCAGCAGACTCGGGTGGATCAGGCGACACCATATTTTCTGCGTTTTATGGAGTGTTTCCCGGATGTTCAGTCTCTGGCCTCGGCCTCGGTGGATGATGTTTTGAAGATGTGGGAAGGTCTTGGATATTATCGTCGGGTGCATCACCTTCATGCCGCTGCACAGGCGGTGTGCGAGAGCATGAATGGCGTGATTCCTGATCGTTATGATGTGCTGCTGACGCTGCCGGGTATCGGTCCTTATACGGCGGCCGCCGTGGCCAGTCTGGCGTTCGGTGAGGCGGTGCCGGTTGTGGATGGGAATGTTGTCCGCGTGATAACGAGGTTGTTTGCCCTGGATGGTTTGACCCATCTATCGCGCACTCGTGCCATGGTGCGCGATCTGGCCTCGGAGATGATGGATTCGTCGCGTCCGGGGTTATTTAATGAAGCGATGATGGAGCTGGGGGCGACATGCTGTCTCCCTCGCAGTCCTGACTGCATTCAATGCCCGTTTGCGGCCGGCTGTCAGGCTTTTCAGACAGGTGATCCCATGGCCTATCCTGTACAGAAAAAGAAGAAAGCTGTTCCGCATTATGAGGTAGGCGCGGGGGTGGTGATCAATGAGGCGGGGTATGTATTAATTGCACAGCGCCGCAGCAGAGATATGCTGGGCGGTTTATGGGAATTTCCCGGGGGAAAGGCACTGGGAGGGGAGTCGATTCCGGATTGTATTCGCAGGGAGCTGATGGAGGAACTGCGAATCGACACGATATCCCTGCGTCATCTCATCACTGTGCGGCACGCCTACTCGCATTTTAAAATCACGCTGCATGCGTGGCTGACCCGCTGGACGGGAGGCGATATCGCGTGTGTGGAATGTGCTGATTTTGCATGGGTTACCCCGGATAGGCTGTCGGTGTATGCCATGTCTAGAGCGGATGTTTTCATTCGTGATTATATACAGGAACACCAGGAAGAATTGAAAAATCCCTTTGCAACGGGCGGGAGTTGCGATATGAAAAACAGTCCATGTAATGAATAG